In one window of Longimicrobium sp. DNA:
- a CDS encoding Nif3-like dinuclear metal center hexameric protein: MRLDELREYLDDYLRLAEVPDFSGALNGLQVDSPREVRFLAAAVDASQASVDRAVASDADLLLVHHGLFWDGNQPLTGRRYRRLKAILDADLAVYSAHLPLDVHPEVGNNAVLARELGIEPRGRFGEYKGMPLGVWGELDASREELAERASRVLGAPVKLVPGGPGRVRRVGVITGGAGDEIGAAIGAGLDAFLTGEARHHNFFDAEEGGLNLLLGGHYATEVWGVRALAAHLAERFGLEWMFIDHPTGL; the protein is encoded by the coding sequence GTGCGGCTCGACGAGCTTCGGGAGTACCTGGACGACTACCTGCGCCTGGCCGAGGTGCCGGACTTCTCCGGCGCGCTGAACGGCCTGCAGGTGGACAGCCCGCGCGAGGTGCGGTTCCTGGCGGCCGCCGTGGACGCTTCGCAGGCCTCCGTGGACCGTGCGGTCGCGTCGGACGCCGACCTGCTGCTGGTGCACCACGGCCTCTTCTGGGACGGCAACCAGCCGCTCACCGGCCGCCGCTACCGACGCCTGAAGGCGATCCTCGACGCCGACCTGGCGGTCTACTCGGCGCACCTGCCGCTGGACGTGCACCCCGAGGTAGGGAACAACGCGGTGCTGGCGCGCGAGCTGGGGATCGAGCCGCGGGGCCGCTTCGGCGAGTACAAGGGGATGCCGCTGGGGGTGTGGGGCGAGCTAGACGCCTCGCGCGAGGAGCTGGCGGAGCGCGCGTCGCGGGTCCTCGGCGCGCCGGTGAAGCTGGTGCCCGGCGGGCCCGGGCGGGTGCGGCGGGTGGGCGTGATCACCGGCGGGGCGGGCGACGAGATCGGCGCGGCGATCGGCGCGGGGCTCGACGCGTTCCTCACCGGCGAGGCCCGGCACCACAACTTCTTCGACGCGGAGGAAGGCGGCCTCAACCTGCTGCTGGGCGGACACTACGCCACCGAGGTCTGGGGCGTGCGCGCGCTGGCCGCGCACCTGGCGGAGCGCTTCGGGCTCGAGTGGATGTTCATCGACCACCCGACGGGGCTTTGA
- a CDS encoding polymer-forming cytoskeletal protein, producing MAIFSGGKKNGGGAAAREKAPPAPRGGNPDSMSIIGPGMHIVGDLVTDGTVRVEGRVDGTLRAGKAVVVGKEGEVRGDIITQDAVIGGRVRGTVTAESRLELQATCDIEGQVSARASHLHLEEGARFTGQVQMLGEDAPRALPAPAPSGENSPEYV from the coding sequence ATGGCGATCTTCAGCGGCGGGAAGAAGAACGGCGGTGGAGCGGCGGCGCGAGAGAAGGCGCCCCCCGCGCCCCGCGGCGGCAACCCGGACTCGATGTCGATCATCGGCCCCGGGATGCACATCGTGGGCGACCTGGTGACCGACGGCACGGTGCGCGTCGAGGGGCGCGTCGACGGGACGCTGCGCGCGGGGAAGGCGGTGGTCGTGGGCAAGGAGGGCGAGGTCCGCGGCGACATCATCACCCAGGACGCGGTGATCGGCGGCCGGGTGCGCGGCACGGTGACGGCGGAGAGCCGGCTGGAGCTGCAGGCCACCTGCGACATCGAGGGGCAGGTCTCGGCGCGCGCGTCGCACCTGCACCTGGAGGAGGGCGCCCGCTTCACCGGGCAGGTGCAGATGCTGGGCGAGGATGCCCCGCGCGCCCTTCCTGCGCCTGCACCGAGTGGGGAAAACTCGCCCGAATACGTGTAG